One Amycolatopsis thermophila DNA segment encodes these proteins:
- a CDS encoding serine/threonine-protein kinase, which yields MSDEGRLVAGRYRIERRIGTGAMGAVWQAHDDVLGRTVAIKQLLLQPGLDHNEAEDAKQRTMREGRIAARLHHPNAISVFDVVTDDNGQPCLVMEYLASTSLAEMLRDRKTLPPREVARIGAQIAAALKEAHAVGIVHRDIKPGNILLADNGVVKITDFGISRAKDDVTVTKTGMIAGTPAYLAPEVAIGGDPGPEADVFSLGSTLYAACEGQPPFGLSENTLSLLHAVAAGQINPPRQSGPLASVLAVLLHPEVQHRPTAEEAEELLAAVARGETPLGGPSDETQFSPAGGAIGGALAGGALGAAAGAGATRAFRGDELGAHSGSLASGGSDQFYDEYDDYSDDPYAPTAAYPADDYDRRGATRAVPAAYDGYGDQPAPAAEDDEDEKPGKWKVPAAIGAVVVAGLVALGIWLFTPAGNNTQNTTETNQPVVPPPATSSSVVTTTDSPTASATRSSANEGPTSSRSQRRSTAESSNNEEPPPSSSKPPSKTASSSDKPTSSPPTNTSTSGADGG from the coding sequence GTGAGCGACGAGGGTCGCCTGGTCGCCGGCCGGTACCGGATCGAGCGGCGAATCGGCACCGGCGCCATGGGTGCGGTGTGGCAGGCGCATGACGACGTGCTCGGTCGGACGGTCGCGATCAAGCAGCTGCTCCTGCAACCGGGGCTGGACCACAACGAGGCCGAGGACGCCAAGCAGCGCACGATGCGTGAGGGCCGGATCGCCGCGCGCCTGCACCACCCGAACGCGATCAGCGTCTTCGACGTCGTCACCGACGACAACGGCCAGCCGTGCCTGGTCATGGAGTACCTGGCCTCGACGAGCCTCGCCGAGATGCTGCGCGACCGGAAGACGCTGCCACCGCGCGAGGTGGCGCGCATCGGCGCCCAGATCGCGGCCGCGCTCAAGGAAGCGCACGCGGTCGGCATCGTGCACCGGGACATCAAGCCGGGCAACATCCTGCTCGCCGACAACGGCGTGGTGAAGATCACCGACTTCGGCATCTCGCGGGCCAAGGACGACGTCACCGTCACCAAGACCGGGATGATCGCCGGCACCCCGGCGTACCTGGCGCCCGAGGTCGCGATCGGCGGCGACCCCGGGCCGGAGGCGGACGTCTTCTCGCTGGGCTCGACGCTGTACGCGGCGTGCGAGGGCCAGCCCCCGTTCGGCCTGAGCGAGAACACGCTGAGCCTGCTGCACGCGGTCGCCGCGGGGCAGATCAACCCGCCGCGGCAGTCCGGTCCGCTGGCGAGCGTGCTGGCGGTGCTGCTGCACCCCGAGGTCCAGCACCGCCCGACGGCCGAGGAGGCCGAGGAGCTGCTGGCCGCGGTCGCCCGTGGCGAGACCCCGCTGGGCGGGCCGTCGGACGAGACCCAGTTCTCCCCGGCGGGCGGCGCGATCGGCGGCGCACTGGCCGGCGGTGCTCTCGGCGCGGCCGCGGGTGCCGGTGCGACGCGCGCCTTCCGCGGCGACGAACTCGGCGCGCACTCCGGATCGCTCGCAAGCGGCGGGAGCGACCAGTTCTACGACGAGTACGACGACTACTCGGACGACCCGTACGCCCCCACCGCCGCCTACCCCGCGGACGACTACGACCGCCGGGGCGCCACGCGCGCGGTGCCGGCCGCGTACGACGGCTACGGCGACCAGCCCGCGCCGGCCGCCGAGGACGACGAGGACGAGAAGCCGGGCAAGTGGAAGGTGCCGGCCGCGATCGGCGCCGTCGTGGTGGCCGGCCTGGTGGCGCTGGGCATCTGGCTGTTCACCCCGGCGGGCAACAACACGCAGAACACCACCGAGACCAACCAGCCGGTGGTGCCACCGCCGGCGACCAGCTCCTCGGTAGTGACGACGACGGACAGCCCGACGGCGAGCGCGACCAGGTCGAGCGCCAACGAAGGCCCCACCTCGTCGCGTTCCCAGCGGCGCAGCACGGCCGAGTCGTCGAACAACGAAGAGCCGCCGCCGTCGAGCAGCAAGCCGCCGAGCAAGACGGCGTCGTCTTCGGACAAGCCGACGTCCAGCCCGCCGACCAACACGTCGACCAGCGGGGCCGACGGCGGCTGA
- a CDS encoding serine/threonine-protein kinase, which translates to MGTEGALVGGRYRLDQPIGRGRAGIVWLAYDTQLNRTVAAKKMPVAPGHSEQSIATALDEGRAAMRIQHNCAIGVYDVLRDGQDPWLVMEYVPSRNMADFLTEYGTLSPDQTAFLGIQLASALNAAHHVGVVHRGLEPGNVLLADDGGVKVTDIGFTGAGFNPAYRAPELSRGATAAPATDAFSLGATLYTAVEGVPPYGDHGSGPLREPEKAGVLAPALMKLLREDPLSRPTLADSITSFQAITQGRQTAFIPPTAPALPTVPAFRPQPPPPPAPKQPIVNLSPKRVRQLILTTMAVLVAAAIGIGVSQLLFL; encoded by the coding sequence GTGGGTACTGAGGGCGCACTCGTCGGCGGCCGGTACCGGTTGGACCAGCCGATCGGTCGCGGCCGGGCCGGAATCGTCTGGCTGGCGTACGACACGCAGCTGAACCGCACCGTGGCCGCCAAGAAGATGCCGGTCGCGCCGGGGCACAGCGAGCAGTCGATCGCGACCGCCCTGGACGAGGGCCGCGCCGCGATGCGGATCCAGCACAACTGCGCGATCGGCGTGTACGACGTGCTCCGCGACGGGCAGGACCCGTGGCTGGTCATGGAGTACGTGCCGTCACGCAACATGGCGGACTTCCTGACCGAGTACGGCACCCTGAGCCCGGACCAGACGGCCTTCCTGGGCATCCAGCTCGCGTCGGCGCTCAACGCGGCGCACCACGTCGGGGTCGTGCACCGCGGCCTGGAACCGGGCAACGTGCTGCTCGCCGACGACGGCGGCGTCAAGGTCACGGACATCGGGTTCACCGGCGCCGGGTTCAACCCCGCCTACCGGGCGCCCGAACTGTCCCGAGGCGCGACGGCCGCGCCGGCCACCGACGCCTTCTCCCTCGGCGCGACGCTCTACACCGCGGTCGAGGGTGTGCCGCCCTACGGCGACCACGGCAGCGGCCCGCTGCGCGAGCCCGAGAAGGCCGGCGTGCTGGCCCCCGCGCTGATGAAACTGCTGCGCGAGGACCCGCTGAGCCGCCCCACGCTGGCCGACAGCATCACCTCGTTCCAGGCGATCACGCAGGGACGCCAGACCGCGTTCATCCCGCCGACGGCGCCCGCGCTGCCGACGGTGCCGGCGTTCCGGCCGCAGCCCCCACCGCCCCCGGCGCCGAAGCAGCCGATCGTGAACCTGTCCCCGAAGCGGGTGCGGCAGCTGATCCTGACCACGATGGCCGTCCTGGTCGCGGCGGCGATCGGGATCGGGGTCAGCCAGCTGCTGTTCCTCTGA
- a CDS encoding response regulator has translation MSETPQPKAPISVFLVDDHALFRAGVRTELDSITDEVRVVGEAGSVGEAVAGIARTRPQVVLLDVHMPDGGGAEVLRRVRTELPDVVFLALSVSDAAEDVIAVIRAGARGYVTKTISSKELVRAIARVSEGDAVFSPRLAGFVLDAFADRPGSAPISDPELDLLTPRERDVLRLLARGYAYKEIASELFISVKTVETHVSSVLRKTQLSNRYELSRWASDRRLV, from the coding sequence TTGAGCGAGACACCGCAGCCGAAGGCCCCCATCAGCGTGTTCCTGGTCGACGACCACGCGCTGTTCCGGGCGGGCGTGCGCACGGAGCTGGACTCGATCACCGACGAGGTGCGGGTGGTCGGCGAGGCGGGTTCGGTGGGCGAGGCGGTCGCCGGGATCGCCCGGACCAGGCCGCAGGTGGTGCTCCTGGACGTGCACATGCCCGACGGCGGCGGGGCCGAGGTGCTGCGCCGGGTCCGCACCGAGCTGCCCGACGTGGTGTTCCTGGCGCTGTCGGTGTCCGACGCGGCGGAGGACGTCATCGCGGTCATCCGCGCCGGTGCCCGCGGGTACGTCACGAAGACGATCTCGTCGAAGGAACTGGTGCGCGCCATCGCCCGCGTCTCCGAGGGCGACGCGGTGTTTTCCCCGCGCCTGGCCGGTTTCGTGCTGGACGCGTTCGCCGACCGCCCCGGCTCCGCGCCGATCAGCGACCCGGAGCTGGACCTGCTGACCCCACGCGAGCGGGACGTCCTGCGCCTGCTCGCGCGCGGGTACGCCTACAAGGAGATCGCGTCGGAGCTGTTCATCTCGGTGAAGACGGTCGAGACGCACGTCTCCAGCGTCCTGCGCAAGACGCAGCTGTCCAACCGCTACGAGCTGTCCCGCTGGGCCTCCGACCGCCGGCTGGTGTGA
- a CDS encoding ATP-binding protein: MDHVQERTRTETGMPLPRPAGEGAVVPAAGSALTEADERPRMYRRRSSRVVAGVASGLADHLGVKVLWVRATFAVLAAFGGAGMVAYGLLWVFVPQRRREETEAPATAKEKQQAIGLLILGIGLLVAGGAITGAINGWVAVPLALALVGAAVVWREADESQRRRWRIGARSGVAGVVLGGGGWSAAIRILAGVALVITGIGVVVLRSGSLDQVQFALLAVLATLVGVAVLTVPFWLRMVRDLGEERRARIRTEERAEIAAHLHDSVLQTLALIQKQAEAPKEVARLARSQERELRGWLYGPSGYGTPKTERATRQLSEAIAGACGEVEDTFAISVSQVVVGDAELDDRLTALVLAAREAMVNAAKHAGVDEVSVYAEVEPTAVTVFVRDRGKGFDPDAVSEDRHGLADSIRGRMERNGGTTRLRTSPGEGTEVQLEMPVKADSGGTR, from the coding sequence ATGGATCACGTGCAGGAAAGAACCCGGACCGAGACCGGCATGCCGTTGCCGCGCCCCGCGGGCGAGGGTGCCGTGGTGCCGGCAGCCGGGAGCGCGCTGACCGAGGCCGACGAGCGGCCCAGGATGTACCGGCGCCGGTCCAGCCGCGTGGTGGCCGGTGTCGCCTCCGGGCTGGCCGACCACCTCGGCGTCAAGGTGCTGTGGGTGCGGGCCACCTTCGCCGTGCTGGCCGCGTTCGGCGGCGCCGGGATGGTCGCCTACGGGTTGCTGTGGGTGTTCGTGCCGCAGCGGCGCCGCGAGGAGACCGAGGCGCCGGCGACGGCCAAGGAAAAGCAGCAGGCCATCGGTCTGCTGATCCTGGGCATCGGCCTGCTGGTCGCCGGCGGTGCCATCACGGGGGCGATCAACGGCTGGGTCGCGGTGCCACTGGCGCTCGCGCTGGTCGGCGCCGCGGTCGTGTGGCGCGAGGCCGACGAGTCGCAGCGCCGCCGCTGGCGGATCGGGGCGCGGTCCGGCGTCGCCGGTGTCGTGCTCGGGGGTGGCGGGTGGTCGGCCGCGATCCGGATCCTCGCGGGCGTCGCACTGGTGATCACCGGGATCGGGGTCGTCGTGCTCCGCTCGGGTTCGCTCGACCAGGTGCAGTTCGCGCTGCTCGCCGTGCTCGCGACGCTGGTCGGGGTGGCCGTGCTGACGGTCCCGTTCTGGCTCCGGATGGTGCGTGACCTGGGGGAGGAGCGGCGCGCCCGCATCCGCACCGAGGAGCGCGCGGAGATCGCGGCGCACCTGCACGATTCGGTGCTGCAGACGCTGGCGCTGATCCAGAAGCAGGCGGAGGCGCCGAAGGAGGTCGCCCGGCTGGCGCGCAGCCAGGAACGCGAGCTGCGCGGCTGGCTGTACGGGCCGTCGGGCTACGGGACGCCGAAGACCGAGCGGGCGACCCGGCAGCTGTCGGAGGCGATCGCGGGCGCGTGCGGCGAGGTCGAGGACACCTTCGCGATCTCGGTGTCGCAGGTCGTCGTCGGCGACGCGGAGCTCGACGACCGGCTCACCGCGCTGGTCCTGGCGGCCCGCGAGGCGATGGTCAACGCGGCCAAGCACGCCGGGGTGGACGAGGTGAGCGTGTACGCCGAGGTCGAGCCCACGGCGGTCACCGTGTTCGTGCGCGACCGGGGCAAGGGGTTCGACCCGGACGCCGTGTCGGAGGACCGGCATGGCCTGGCCGATTCGATCCGGGGGAGGATGGAGCGCAACGGCGGCACCACGCGGCTGCGCACGTCCCCGGGGGAGGGGACCGAGGTGCAGCTGGAGATGCCGGTCAAGGCCGATTCTGGAGGGACGCGTTGA
- a CDS encoding PspC domain-containing protein has protein sequence MLVTMNDTAEAPKPQGLGGFEETVKDFWASRPRRPARGGKIGGVAAAIGNRYGIDPVIVRVAFVTATVFGGVGASLYVLCWLLFPAEGDGSSPIEALFGQGRSSMSKHMTIVLAILFFPLSSWAFAGGWFDGGGIIGAALMVVALYLLHRGRGHLYRPAPVTRVATDVGPAAFSMSTPGSTTTERNEPGWDPLGADPMAWDLPDPQPAPVPSPPPPPPAPRRRSKIGIATFGIALLVAGVGAAIGADGETWFSPQHVIGLVLGVLGVGMVAGAFAGGGRKLAILAVPLSIAGIALTTVPVADYAGGVGDLRATPLTAAQVQPTYQRTAGSVDLDLTALPADVPVTTEIHLGAGETTVLVPATADVTYSCESHAGDVQCLGHGSSGLGAGPTTGVDYGKDGPGGLQLNLKIDQGAGDVEVNRG, from the coding sequence ATCCTGGTCACCATGAACGACACGGCAGAAGCTCCGAAACCGCAAGGCCTGGGCGGTTTCGAGGAGACCGTGAAGGACTTCTGGGCCAGCCGCCCGCGGCGCCCCGCACGGGGAGGCAAGATCGGCGGTGTCGCGGCCGCGATCGGCAACAGGTACGGCATCGACCCGGTGATCGTGCGGGTGGCGTTCGTGACGGCGACCGTCTTCGGCGGTGTCGGCGCCTCGCTCTACGTGCTGTGCTGGCTGCTGTTCCCGGCCGAGGGCGACGGGAGCTCGCCGATCGAGGCGCTGTTCGGGCAGGGCCGCAGCTCGATGAGCAAGCACATGACGATCGTGCTGGCGATCCTGTTCTTCCCGCTGTCCAGCTGGGCGTTCGCCGGGGGCTGGTTCGACGGCGGCGGCATCATCGGGGCGGCGCTGATGGTCGTCGCGCTGTACCTGCTGCACCGGGGGCGGGGCCACCTGTACCGGCCGGCGCCGGTGACCCGCGTGGCCACCGACGTGGGGCCCGCCGCGTTCTCCATGAGCACGCCGGGGAGCACCACCACCGAGCGGAACGAGCCCGGGTGGGACCCGCTCGGCGCGGATCCGATGGCGTGGGACCTGCCGGACCCGCAACCCGCCCCGGTTCCCTCGCCGCCGCCACCGCCGCCCGCGCCGCGCCGGCGGAGCAAGATCGGCATCGCGACGTTCGGGATCGCACTGCTGGTGGCCGGGGTCGGCGCGGCGATCGGCGCCGACGGGGAGACCTGGTTTTCGCCGCAGCACGTCATCGGGCTGGTGCTCGGGGTGCTGGGCGTCGGGATGGTGGCCGGCGCGTTCGCCGGCGGTGGCCGCAAGCTGGCCATCCTCGCGGTCCCGCTGTCCATCGCGGGCATCGCGCTCACCACGGTGCCGGTCGCGGACTACGCCGGTGGCGTCGGTGACCTGCGGGCCACGCCGCTGACCGCGGCGCAGGTGCAGCCGACCTACCAGCGGACGGCGGGTTCGGTGGACCTGGACCTCACCGCCTTGCCCGCGGACGTGCCGGTGACGACCGAGATCCACCTGGGTGCGGGCGAAACGACCGTGCTGGTGCCGGCCACGGCCGACGTGACCTACTCGTGCGAGTCGCACGCCGGTGACGTGCAGTGCCTGGGTCACGGCAGCAGCGGGCTGGGAGCCGGCCCCACGACGGGCGTCGACTACGGCAAGGACGGTCCCGGTGGGCTGCAGCTCAACCTCAAGATCGACCAGGGAGCGGGCGACGTGGAGGTGAACCGTGGCTGA
- the guaA gene encoding glutamine-hydrolyzing GMP synthase: MSNPSGPVLVVDFGAQYAQLIARRVREAQVYSEVVPHTTPVDEILAKNPSAIILSGGPASAYSPDAPGMDPALAKSGVPIFGICYGFQVLAQALGGTVEATGNREYGRTEVHVPADGGVLHRELPARHQVWMSHGDSVTKPPAGAKVTATSEGAPVAAYENTRDRIAGVQYHPEVLHSPHGQEVLRRFLHDIAGIKPQWTTASIVEEQIARIREQIGDGRAICGLSGGVDSAVAAALVQRAIGDRLTCVFVDHGLLRKGERAQVERDFVAATGVNLVTVDARDRFLDALGGVTDPEQKRKIIGREFIRVFEQAERDLKAEGDYRFLVQGTLYPDVVESGGGTGAANIKSHHNVGGLPEDLQFELVEPLRLLFKDEVRRVGLELGLPETIVHRQPFPGPGLGIRIIGEVTADRLETLRAADAIAREELTAAGLDRDIWQCPVVLLADVRSVGVQGDGRTYGHPVVLRPVSSEDAMTADWTRLPYDVLERISTRITNEVAEVNRVVLDVTSKPPGTIEWE, from the coding sequence GTGTCCAATCCGAGCGGTCCGGTGCTCGTCGTCGACTTCGGCGCGCAGTACGCGCAGTTGATCGCCCGCCGCGTCCGCGAGGCCCAGGTCTACTCGGAGGTGGTGCCGCACACCACGCCGGTGGACGAGATCCTCGCGAAGAACCCCTCCGCGATCATCCTTTCCGGCGGCCCGGCCAGCGCCTACTCACCCGACGCGCCCGGCATGGACCCCGCGCTGGCCAAGTCCGGCGTCCCGATCTTCGGCATCTGCTACGGCTTCCAGGTCCTCGCCCAGGCGCTCGGCGGCACCGTCGAGGCCACCGGCAACCGCGAGTACGGGCGCACCGAGGTCCACGTCCCGGCCGACGGCGGCGTCCTGCACCGCGAACTCCCCGCCCGCCACCAGGTGTGGATGAGCCACGGCGACAGCGTCACCAAACCGCCGGCCGGCGCGAAGGTCACGGCGACCTCCGAGGGCGCGCCGGTCGCCGCCTACGAGAACACGCGGGACCGCATCGCCGGCGTCCAGTACCACCCCGAGGTGCTGCACTCGCCGCACGGCCAGGAGGTCCTGCGCCGCTTCCTCCACGACATCGCCGGCATCAAGCCGCAGTGGACCACCGCCTCCATCGTCGAGGAGCAGATCGCGCGCATCCGCGAGCAGATCGGTGACGGCCGCGCGATCTGCGGCCTGTCCGGCGGCGTCGACTCCGCCGTCGCCGCCGCGCTCGTCCAGCGCGCCATCGGTGACCGGCTGACCTGCGTCTTCGTCGACCACGGACTGCTACGCAAGGGCGAGCGGGCCCAGGTCGAGCGCGACTTCGTCGCCGCCACGGGCGTGAACCTGGTGACCGTCGACGCCCGTGACCGCTTCCTCGACGCCCTCGGCGGGGTCACCGACCCCGAGCAGAAGCGCAAGATCATCGGCCGCGAGTTCATCCGGGTCTTCGAGCAGGCCGAACGCGACCTCAAGGCCGAGGGCGACTACCGCTTCCTCGTGCAGGGCACGCTGTACCCGGACGTCGTCGAGTCCGGGGGCGGCACCGGGGCGGCCAACATCAAGAGCCACCACAACGTCGGCGGCCTGCCGGAGGACCTGCAGTTCGAGCTGGTCGAGCCGTTGCGGTTGCTGTTCAAGGACGAGGTCCGCCGCGTCGGCCTGGAGCTGGGCCTGCCGGAGACGATCGTGCACCGGCAGCCGTTCCCCGGCCCCGGACTGGGCATCCGGATCATCGGCGAGGTCACCGCCGACCGCCTGGAGACGTTGCGCGCGGCCGACGCGATCGCCCGCGAGGAGCTGACCGCCGCGGGCCTGGACCGCGACATCTGGCAGTGCCCCGTGGTGCTGCTCGCGGACGTCCGCAGCGTCGGCGTCCAGGGCGACGGCCGCACCTACGGCCACCCGGTCGTGCTGCGCCCGGTGTCCAGCGAGGACGCCATGACGGCCGACTGGACCCGCCTGCCCTACGACGTGCTGGAGCGCATCTCCACCCGCATCACCAACGAGGTCGCCGAGGTCAACCGGGTCGTGCTGGACGTGACCAGCAAGCCACCGGGCACCATCGAGTGGGAGTGA
- a CDS encoding aldehyde dehydrogenase family protein has protein sequence MDTITPEPRPAWIAGRAEQGTATLNVHHPFDGSEVATVAVPGPDQVERAVAAAVAVAPRLRRAPAHQRAAALEHTSKQLAARAEELAELITAENGKPLKWAEAEVRRAVSVFRIAAEEARRFSGDLQRLDTDTAGEGRLAVVRRVPRGPVLGIAPFNFPLNLVAHKVAPALAVGAPIIVKPAPRTPLSALVLGEILAETDLPAGAFSVLPLGNEDTAKLVTDPRLPVVSFTGSGPVGWSLADAAPRKHVVLELGGNAAAVVLGDWTDLAGAAQRIATFGNYQAGQSCIAVQRVIVERSVADEFIPALAEAIAAQRTGDPYDSTVDVGPVVDEAAAERIVAWVDEAVAAGAKLLAGGSRQGATVEPTLLTSVPADVKAWSEEIFGPVLAVSVVDDADEAFAAVNASAYGLQAGVFTRDVRLAFRASAELEVGGVIIGDVPSYRADQMPYGGVKGSGVGREGVLAAMHDLTEERVTVFAGIDL, from the coding sequence ATGGACACCATCACGCCGGAACCGCGCCCGGCCTGGATCGCCGGCCGGGCGGAGCAGGGTACCGCCACGCTGAACGTGCACCACCCGTTCGACGGAAGCGAGGTGGCGACCGTCGCGGTGCCGGGGCCGGACCAGGTCGAGCGCGCGGTGGCCGCCGCGGTCGCCGTCGCTCCCCGGCTGCGCCGCGCCCCCGCGCACCAGCGGGCCGCCGCCCTGGAGCACACCTCGAAACAACTCGCCGCGCGCGCCGAGGAACTCGCCGAGCTGATCACCGCCGAGAACGGCAAGCCCCTGAAGTGGGCCGAGGCCGAGGTCCGCCGCGCGGTCTCGGTCTTCCGCATCGCCGCCGAGGAAGCCCGCCGCTTCTCCGGCGACCTCCAGCGCCTGGACACCGACACCGCCGGCGAGGGGCGCCTCGCCGTGGTGCGCCGCGTTCCCCGCGGCCCCGTGCTGGGCATCGCACCGTTCAACTTCCCGCTCAACCTGGTCGCCCACAAGGTCGCGCCCGCGCTCGCGGTCGGCGCGCCGATCATCGTCAAGCCGGCGCCGCGCACCCCGCTGTCCGCGCTCGTCCTGGGCGAGATCCTGGCCGAGACGGACCTGCCCGCGGGTGCGTTCTCCGTGCTGCCGCTGGGCAACGAGGACACCGCGAAGCTCGTCACCGACCCGCGCCTGCCGGTCGTGTCGTTCACCGGCTCGGGCCCGGTCGGCTGGTCGCTGGCCGACGCCGCCCCGCGCAAGCACGTCGTCCTCGAGCTGGGCGGCAACGCGGCCGCGGTCGTGCTCGGCGACTGGACGGACCTGGCCGGCGCCGCGCAGCGCATCGCGACGTTCGGCAATTACCAGGCCGGCCAGTCGTGCATCGCGGTGCAGCGGGTGATCGTCGAGCGGTCCGTCGCCGACGAGTTCATCCCGGCGCTCGCCGAGGCCATCGCGGCACAGCGCACCGGCGACCCCTATGACTCCACAGTGGACGTCGGCCCGGTCGTCGACGAGGCCGCCGCCGAGCGGATCGTGGCGTGGGTCGACGAGGCCGTCGCCGCCGGCGCCAAGCTCCTGGCCGGCGGCTCACGCCAGGGCGCGACCGTCGAACCGACCCTGCTCACCAGCGTCCCCGCGGACGTGAAGGCCTGGTCGGAGGAGATCTTCGGCCCCGTCCTGGCCGTCTCGGTGGTCGACGACGCCGACGAGGCCTTCGCCGCGGTGAACGCCTCCGCCTACGGGCTGCAAGCGGGGGTGTTCACGCGCGACGTGCGGCTCGCCTTCCGCGCCTCCGCCGAACTCGAGGTCGGCGGCGTGATCATCGGCGACGTCCCGTCCTACCGCGCCGACCAGATGCCCTACGGCGGGGTGAAGGGCTCCGGGGTGGGTCGCGAGGGCGTCCTCGCCGCCATGCACGACCTCACCGAGGAGCGGGTCACCGTGTTCGCCGGGATCGATCTGTAG
- a CDS encoding GMC family oxidoreductase has product MTTRNSNAADYDVIVVGSGFGGSVAALRLTEKGYRVAVVEAGRRFADDEFAKTSWDLKRYLWAPALGCFGIQRIHLLRDVMILAGAGVGGGSLVYANTLYRPLKPFYRDRQWAHITDWESELAPYYDQASRMLGVVTNPTVTPSDEVMQKVAADMGVAESYHPTPVGVFFDKPGERVADPFFGGAGPERTGCTECGSCMTGCRVGAKNTLVKNYLYLAERGGAKVIPLTTVTAVRPRGDGSFEVDVRKTGTRSKKFRTTLTAGQVVLAAGTWGTQRLLHEMRDQGVLPRLSPKFGELTRTNSEAIIGAGRPRVDPDHDYSKGVAITSSFHPDETTHIEPVRYGKGSNAMSLLQTIATDGSAQAPRWLQAVRFLVKHPVQSAKLLNGYRWSERTVILLVMQSLDNSITTYTKRGLFGRRRYTSKQGHGEPNPSFIPAGHQANELTAKHIDGIAGGTWGEVFDIPLTAHFIGGAPIGTSPEDGVIDPYHRVFNYPGLSIVDGTAITANLGVNPSLTITAQAERAFSFWPNKGEADPRPDQSQGYRRIEPVAPSNPAVPADAPAALRLPLVSTDRSRRTR; this is encoded by the coding sequence GTGACCACGCGTAACAGCAATGCGGCTGACTATGACGTCATCGTGGTCGGATCGGGATTCGGCGGCAGTGTCGCCGCGCTCCGGCTGACCGAGAAGGGCTACCGGGTGGCCGTCGTCGAGGCGGGCCGCCGGTTCGCCGACGACGAGTTCGCCAAGACGTCCTGGGACCTCAAGCGCTACCTGTGGGCGCCCGCGCTGGGCTGCTTCGGCATCCAGCGCATCCACCTGCTCCGCGACGTGATGATCCTCGCCGGAGCCGGTGTCGGCGGCGGGTCGCTGGTCTACGCCAACACGTTGTACCGCCCGCTCAAACCGTTCTACCGCGACCGGCAGTGGGCGCACATCACCGACTGGGAGTCCGAACTCGCGCCGTACTACGACCAGGCGAGCCGGATGCTCGGCGTGGTCACCAACCCGACGGTGACGCCGTCGGACGAGGTGATGCAGAAGGTCGCCGCCGACATGGGCGTGGCGGAGAGCTACCACCCGACGCCGGTCGGGGTGTTCTTCGACAAGCCGGGCGAGCGGGTGGCGGACCCGTTCTTCGGCGGCGCCGGACCGGAGCGGACCGGCTGCACGGAATGCGGCTCGTGCATGACCGGCTGCCGCGTCGGCGCGAAGAACACGCTGGTCAAGAACTACCTGTACCTCGCCGAGCGGGGTGGTGCGAAGGTCATCCCGCTCACCACGGTCACCGCCGTGCGCCCCCGCGGTGACGGGTCGTTCGAGGTCGACGTCCGCAAGACCGGCACGCGTTCGAAGAAGTTCCGGACCACGCTCACCGCCGGGCAGGTCGTGCTCGCCGCCGGCACCTGGGGCACCCAGCGGCTGCTGCACGAGATGCGCGACCAGGGCGTGCTGCCCCGGCTGTCGCCGAAGTTCGGTGAGCTGACCCGCACCAACTCCGAAGCCATCATCGGCGCGGGGCGCCCGAGGGTGGACCCGGACCACGACTACAGCAAAGGTGTCGCGATCACCTCGTCGTTCCACCCGGACGAGACCACCCACATCGAGCCGGTGCGTTACGGCAAGGGCAGCAACGCGATGAGCCTGCTCCAGACCATCGCCACCGACGGCTCGGCGCAGGCGCCGCGCTGGCTGCAGGCGGTGCGGTTCCTCGTCAAGCACCCGGTGCAGAGCGCGAAGCTGCTCAACGGCTACCGGTGGAGCGAACGGACCGTCATCCTGCTGGTGATGCAGAGCCTGGACAACTCGATCACCACCTACACCAAGCGCGGCCTGTTCGGGCGGCGCAGGTACACGTCCAAACAGGGCCACGGCGAGCCGAACCCGTCGTTCATCCCGGCCGGCCACCAGGCCAACGAGCTGACCGCGAAGCACATCGACGGCATCGCCGGTGGCACGTGGGGCGAGGTGTTCGACATCCCGCTCACCGCGCACTTCATCGGCGGCGCCCCCATCGGCACCAGCCCCGAGGACGGCGTGATCGACCCCTACCACCGGGTGTTCAACTACCCCGGCCTGTCCATCGTGGACGGTACGGCGATCACCGCGAACCTGGGCGTGAACCCGTCGCTGACGATCACCGCGCAGGCCGAGCGCGCGTTCTCGTTCTGGCCCAACAAGGGCGAGGCCGATCCGCGGCCGGACCAGTCGCAGGGCTACCGGCGGATCGAGCCGGTCGCGCCGTCGAACCCGGCGGTCCCGGCCGACGCACCGGCCGCCCTGCGCCTGCCCCTGGTGTCTACAGATCGATCCCGGCGAACACGGTGA